Proteins from one Triticum aestivum cultivar Chinese Spring chromosome 7A, IWGSC CS RefSeq v2.1, whole genome shotgun sequence genomic window:
- the LOC123148024 gene encoding zinc transporter 10 isoform X2 yields the protein MVAVAAILIAGAVGVAIPLVGRRRRGGGGGGEGGSSGGGMFVLAKAFAAGVILATGFVHMMHDAEEKFADPCLPAMPWRRFPFPGFIAMLAALGTLVMEFVGTRFYERRHGEEAAAAAATAARDDTTALLEDGSLSGMAAAAMSGDDEKQDAMHIVGMRAHAAAHQHSHAHGHDACDGGAVYDAHAHAHAQGHGHDHGHGSEERPSQAHHVVVSQIMETGIVSHSVIIGLSLGVSQSPCTIKPLVAALSFHQFFEGFALGGCISEAQFKNFSALLMAFFFAITTPAGITVGAGIASFYNANSPRALVVEGILDSMSSGILVYMALVDLIAADFLSRRMSCNPRLQVCSYVALFVGAIAMSSLAIWA from the exons ATGGTGGCCGTCGCCGCCATCCTCATCGCCGGCGCGGTCGGCGTCGCCATCCCGCTCGTCGGCCGGAGgcggcgcggcgggggcggcggcggcgagggcgggtCCTCCGGCGGCGGGATGTTCGTGCTCGCCAAGGCGTTCGCGGCGGGGGTCATCCTCGCCACGGGGTTCGTGCACATGATGCACGACGCCGAGGAGAAGTTCGCCGACCCGTGCCTCCCGGCCATGCCGTGGCGCCGGTTCCCCTTCCCGGGCTTCATCGCCATGCTCGCCGCGCTGGGCACGCTCGTCATGGAGTTCGTCGGCACCCGCTTCTACGAGCGCAGGCACGGCGAGGAGGCCGCTgcagccgcggccacagccgcgCGTGACGACACCACGGCGCTGCTCGAGGACGGCTCCCTGTCAGGGATGGCTGCCGCCGCGATGAGCGGCGACGATGAGAAGCAGGACGCCATGCACATCGTGGGCATGCGCGCGCACGCGGCGGCGCACCAGCACAGCCATGCGCATGGCCATGACGCGTGCGATGGTGGAGCCGTGTACGACGCCCATGCACACGCCCACGCCCAGGGCCATGGCCATGACCATGGGCATGGGAGCGAGGAGAGGCCGTCCCAAGCTCATCATGTGGTTGTCTCGCAG ATTATGGAGACGGGGATTGTATCTCATTCGGTGATTATCGGGCTATCCTTGGGCGTTTCGCAAAGCCCATGTACCATTAAACCTCTTGTTGCCGCCCTCTCCTTCCACCAGTTCTTCGAGGGTTTTGCCTTGGGTGGCTGCATTTCTGAG GCGCAGTTCAAGAATTTCTCTGCACTCCTGATGGCTTTCTTCTTTGCTATCACAACACCTGCTGGGATCACCGTGGGGGCGGGGATCGCGTCATTCTACAATGCCAACAGCCCCAGGGCATTGGTGGTGGAAGGCATTCTGGATTCAATGTCATCTGGTATACTGGTCTATATGGCATTAGTGGATCTCATTGCTGCTGATTTCCTGAGCCGGAGGATGAGCTGCAATCCGAGGCTGCAAGTGTGCTCATACGTTGCCTTGTTTGTCGGGGCTATTGCCATGTCATCACTGGCTATTTGGGCTTAG
- the LOC123148024 gene encoding zinc transporter 10 isoform X1 has product MAFFEETESYYVPYLRAHLHQFAASVSAASCEEGAGDDEECRDEAAALRLKMVAVAAILIAGAVGVAIPLVGRRRRGGGGGGEGGSSGGGMFVLAKAFAAGVILATGFVHMMHDAEEKFADPCLPAMPWRRFPFPGFIAMLAALGTLVMEFVGTRFYERRHGEEAAAAAATAARDDTTALLEDGSLSGMAAAAMSGDDEKQDAMHIVGMRAHAAAHQHSHAHGHDACDGGAVYDAHAHAHAQGHGHDHGHGSEERPSQAHHVVVSQIMETGIVSHSVIIGLSLGVSQSPCTIKPLVAALSFHQFFEGFALGGCISEAQFKNFSALLMAFFFAITTPAGITVGAGIASFYNANSPRALVVEGILDSMSSGILVYMALVDLIAADFLSRRMSCNPRLQVCSYVALFVGAIAMSSLAIWA; this is encoded by the exons ATGGCGTTCTTCGAG GAGACGGAGTCGTACTACGTCCCCTACCTCCGCGCCCACCTGCACCAATTCGCAG CGTCGGTCTCCGCGGCGAGCTGCGAGGAGGGGGCGGGCGACGACGAGGAGTGCCGCGACGAGGCGGCCGCGCTCAGGCTCAAGATGGTGGCCGTCGCCGCCATCCTCATCGCCGGCGCGGTCGGCGTCGCCATCCCGCTCGTCGGCCGGAGgcggcgcggcgggggcggcggcggcgagggcgggtCCTCCGGCGGCGGGATGTTCGTGCTCGCCAAGGCGTTCGCGGCGGGGGTCATCCTCGCCACGGGGTTCGTGCACATGATGCACGACGCCGAGGAGAAGTTCGCCGACCCGTGCCTCCCGGCCATGCCGTGGCGCCGGTTCCCCTTCCCGGGCTTCATCGCCATGCTCGCCGCGCTGGGCACGCTCGTCATGGAGTTCGTCGGCACCCGCTTCTACGAGCGCAGGCACGGCGAGGAGGCCGCTgcagccgcggccacagccgcgCGTGACGACACCACGGCGCTGCTCGAGGACGGCTCCCTGTCAGGGATGGCTGCCGCCGCGATGAGCGGCGACGATGAGAAGCAGGACGCCATGCACATCGTGGGCATGCGCGCGCACGCGGCGGCGCACCAGCACAGCCATGCGCATGGCCATGACGCGTGCGATGGTGGAGCCGTGTACGACGCCCATGCACACGCCCACGCCCAGGGCCATGGCCATGACCATGGGCATGGGAGCGAGGAGAGGCCGTCCCAAGCTCATCATGTGGTTGTCTCGCAG ATTATGGAGACGGGGATTGTATCTCATTCGGTGATTATCGGGCTATCCTTGGGCGTTTCGCAAAGCCCATGTACCATTAAACCTCTTGTTGCCGCCCTCTCCTTCCACCAGTTCTTCGAGGGTTTTGCCTTGGGTGGCTGCATTTCTGAG GCGCAGTTCAAGAATTTCTCTGCACTCCTGATGGCTTTCTTCTTTGCTATCACAACACCTGCTGGGATCACCGTGGGGGCGGGGATCGCGTCATTCTACAATGCCAACAGCCCCAGGGCATTGGTGGTGGAAGGCATTCTGGATTCAATGTCATCTGGTATACTGGTCTATATGGCATTAGTGGATCTCATTGCTGCTGATTTCCTGAGCCGGAGGATGAGCTGCAATCCGAGGCTGCAAGTGTGCTCATACGTTGCCTTGTTTGTCGGGGCTATTGCCATGTCATCACTGGCTATTTGGGCTTAG